One window of the Chitinophaga niabensis genome contains the following:
- a CDS encoding M13 family metallopeptidase, which translates to MHTNHSTGNWMIAGMIVAACVTGCNTAPKSTTAAKIPAFDTASLDLSVKPCDDFDGFSNGNWKKTNVIPGTESRWGAFNILDKENKEVRIKGIIADISSRTGLAKGTEEQQIADYYASFMDTVTIEKRGISPLKPYLDKIEGVKTLADYAKVTGDLQQIGVTTWTGFGVDADARNSKVNVVYGGQDGLSLGERSYYERNDSSTKNVRDEFVGHINKMFSLAGFTDKDPGTTILAFETALAKLQLTNVELRDPVKTYNKVGYNELAKLAPDFDWDAFTKEQGITTDSVVLQNKEYITNGNKLLKATPIETLKTYSRFHLLSAFAGFLPKSFDDEDFRFFATVMTGRKTQRSRLDRANRSTDNTLGMPLGKLFVKQYFPETSKQKVSEMIENVRKVYGERIDKLTWMSPATKEMAHKKLAAFTYKIGYPDTWKDYSSIDIQKDKLLENTVSAALYRTAERNKKIGKPVDRTEWLMTPQTVNAYYNPLNNEVVFPAGILQPPFFNPDADDAINYGGIIAVIGHEFTHGFDDQGSQFDAEGNLKNWWTDADRKNFDSLSKKYIDYFSTLEALPGFNVNGALTIGENIADLGGLTLAYYALVKSLEGKPEPAPIDGYSWKQRFFLGWAQVWHANITDAALRNQIQTDPHSPAHFRINGPLPHLAEFSGAWSCGPDSKMALPADKRVVIW; encoded by the coding sequence ATGCATACAAACCATTCCACCGGGAATTGGATGATAGCTGGCATGATAGTGGCCGCCTGTGTCACAGGCTGTAACACAGCGCCAAAATCAACCACCGCTGCTAAAATTCCCGCATTTGATACCGCTTCCCTAGACCTTAGCGTGAAACCCTGCGATGACTTCGATGGTTTCTCTAACGGCAACTGGAAGAAAACCAATGTAATACCCGGCACCGAAAGCCGCTGGGGCGCTTTTAATATCCTTGATAAGGAGAATAAAGAAGTGAGGATCAAGGGGATCATTGCAGATATTTCCAGCCGTACAGGTCTGGCTAAAGGTACCGAAGAGCAGCAGATAGCAGATTATTATGCCTCTTTTATGGATACCGTTACCATTGAAAAAAGAGGTATCAGTCCCCTGAAACCTTACCTTGATAAGATTGAGGGGGTGAAGACCCTGGCAGATTATGCGAAAGTTACCGGGGACCTGCAACAGATTGGCGTAACCACCTGGACCGGTTTTGGAGTAGATGCAGATGCAAGGAACAGTAAAGTGAATGTAGTATATGGTGGCCAGGACGGATTGAGCCTGGGAGAAAGGAGTTATTATGAAAGAAATGACTCCAGCACCAAAAATGTACGTGATGAGTTTGTCGGGCACATCAACAAGATGTTCTCATTAGCCGGCTTCACAGATAAAGACCCGGGTACAACCATCCTGGCTTTCGAAACCGCACTGGCCAAACTGCAACTCACCAATGTGGAATTACGCGATCCCGTTAAAACATATAACAAAGTAGGTTATAACGAACTCGCCAAACTGGCTCCGGATTTCGACTGGGATGCCTTCACAAAGGAGCAGGGCATTACTACCGATTCCGTTGTACTGCAAAACAAGGAATACATCACCAACGGCAACAAACTGCTGAAGGCCACCCCGATTGAAACACTGAAAACTTATAGCCGTTTCCATCTGCTCAGCGCTTTCGCCGGTTTCTTACCGAAAAGTTTTGACGATGAGGACTTCCGTTTTTTCGCTACTGTAATGACAGGCCGTAAAACACAACGCTCTCGTTTGGACAGAGCGAATCGTTCTACAGATAACACACTGGGCATGCCTTTGGGTAAGTTGTTCGTGAAACAATACTTCCCTGAAACCAGCAAGCAGAAAGTATCTGAAATGATCGAGAACGTACGTAAAGTATATGGCGAAAGAATAGATAAACTCACCTGGATGAGCCCTGCCACCAAAGAAATGGCACATAAAAAGCTCGCCGCCTTTACTTATAAGATCGGTTATCCTGATACCTGGAAGGATTATTCTTCCATTGATATCCAAAAAGATAAACTGCTGGAAAACACCGTAAGCGCAGCCTTATACCGCACAGCAGAACGCAATAAAAAGATCGGCAAACCGGTGGACAGAACTGAATGGCTCATGACCCCGCAAACCGTGAATGCTTACTACAATCCGCTGAACAACGAAGTAGTATTCCCCGCAGGTATCCTGCAACCCCCGTTCTTCAATCCTGATGCAGATGATGCTATCAACTACGGTGGTATCATTGCCGTGATCGGCCACGAGTTCACCCATGGTTTCGATGACCAGGGTTCTCAGTTTGATGCAGAAGGGAACCTGAAAAACTGGTGGACTGATGCAGACCGCAAAAACTTCGATTCTTTATCAAAGAAATACATCGATTATTTCAGCACTCTCGAAGCCCTGCCAGGTTTCAATGTAAATGGCGCCTTAACGATCGGAGAGAACATTGCAGACCTGGGTGGATTAACACTTGCCTATTATGCATTGGTGAAATCCCTCGAAGGCAAACCAGAGCCTGCACCAATAGATGGTTATAGCTGGAAACAACGTTTCTTCCTGGGCTGGGCACAGGTTTGGCATGCTAACATCACAGATGCCGCATTGCGCAACCAGATCCAGACAGATCCGCACAGTCCTGCTCATTTCAGGATCAACGGACCTTTACCACATCTGGCGGAATTCTCCGGCGCATGGAGTTGTGGCCCGGATAGTAAAATGGCACTGCCTGCCGATAAGCGGGTAGTGATCTGGTAA
- a CDS encoding replication-associated recombination protein A — MRAPLAERLRPASLDDLVGQEHLTGKGSILQKAIAQGKVPSMILWGPPGVGKTTIANIIAHTLQVPFYTLSAISSGVKDIREVIDLAKHQHAVLFIDEIHRFNKSQQDALLGAVEKGIITLIGATTENPSFEVNAALLSRCQVYVLKPLGEPELKQLLAQAMQKDEWLASKTIEIKESEALYNIAGGDARKLLNLFELVVDTLQDEHPIVITNEKVMDIAQQRVAIYDKAGEQHYDIISAFIKSIRGSDPNAAVYWLARMLEGGEDVKFIARRMVILASEDIGNANPNALLLATSCFTAVNLIGNPEGRIILSQCATYLASSPKSNASYAAIGAAQAAVSQTGDLPVPLHIRNAPTKLMKQQGYGKGYQYSHSYENNFSQQEYLPDLLSGMKFYDPGKNAREDELRKYLKALWKEKYGY; from the coding sequence ATGCGAGCACCACTGGCAGAACGATTGAGGCCTGCATCGCTGGACGACCTGGTAGGCCAGGAGCATCTTACCGGGAAAGGCAGCATCCTTCAAAAGGCCATAGCACAAGGCAAAGTACCTTCCATGATCCTTTGGGGGCCTCCGGGCGTTGGTAAAACCACCATCGCCAACATTATTGCACATACCCTGCAGGTACCTTTTTATACGCTCAGCGCTATTTCTTCCGGGGTAAAAGATATCCGGGAAGTGATAGACCTGGCTAAACATCAACATGCGGTACTGTTCATTGATGAGATCCACCGTTTCAATAAATCACAGCAGGATGCTTTGCTGGGTGCGGTAGAAAAAGGGATCATCACCCTGATCGGCGCTACCACGGAAAATCCTTCCTTTGAAGTGAATGCGGCTTTGCTCTCCCGATGCCAGGTATATGTATTAAAACCTTTGGGAGAACCGGAACTGAAACAGTTACTGGCGCAGGCCATGCAGAAAGATGAATGGCTGGCTTCCAAAACCATTGAGATAAAGGAATCGGAAGCGCTCTATAACATTGCCGGCGGGGATGCCAGGAAACTGCTGAACCTCTTTGAACTGGTGGTGGATACTTTGCAGGATGAACATCCGATTGTGATCACGAATGAAAAAGTAATGGACATTGCCCAGCAACGGGTAGCCATTTATGATAAAGCAGGTGAGCAGCATTACGACATCATTTCCGCATTCATCAAATCCATCCGCGGTAGCGATCCCAATGCTGCTGTGTATTGGCTGGCACGTATGCTGGAAGGTGGGGAGGATGTAAAATTCATTGCACGCAGGATGGTGATACTGGCATCTGAAGATATCGGCAATGCCAATCCGAATGCATTGTTATTAGCCACCAGTTGTTTTACGGCTGTGAACCTGATCGGTAATCCGGAAGGAAGGATCATCCTTTCCCAATGTGCCACCTACCTGGCTTCTTCTCCCAAAAGCAATGCTTCTTATGCAGCCATTGGTGCGGCACAGGCTGCTGTTTCGCAAACAGGGGATCTGCCTGTTCCATTGCATATAAGGAATGCACCTACAAAACTCATGAAGCAACAGGGATACGGAAAAGGATATCAGTATTCGCATAGTTACGAGAACAACTTCTCTCAACAGGAATACCTGCCGGACCTCTTAAGTGGTATGAAGTTCTATGACCCCGGAAAAAATGCCAGGGAAGATGAATTGCGGAAATACCTGAAAGCTTTGTGGAAGGAGAAATATGGATACTAG
- the pbpC gene encoding penicillin-binding protein 1C, with translation MGGSVHRCRLSLITMWQRIKHWAVKRKLRLSIIAVLLVWYYFLLPKKLFTAPTSFVIEDSKGELMNAAIATDGQWRFPADKLVPDKFAKCIVAYEDKRFYYHWGLDPVAMSRAIKQNLTGGKVVSGASTITMQVIRLSRNKPRTFWQKLVETVLATRLEFAYSKKEILGLYAGNAPYGGNVVGLEAASWRYFGRKPDQLSWGETATLAVLPNSPALIHPGRNRQVLMDKRNALLAKLWRNGTIDSATCALSSMEPLPDKPHTLPQLAPHLLDRFRLDYTRQHLTGTTRVKTSLDGDLQRNVNEILYRHHIQLKANGINNAAALVLDVETGHALSYVGNVYNPDNPELESYVDIIHAPRSPGSTLKPLLYTGLLSDGLLLPNTLLPDVPTQIAGYTPMNFDREYDGAVPASKALARSLNIPAVRMLQQYRAERFLVLLKNLGISTMNKPAGHYGLSMILGGGETTLWELSGVYASMARTLLHMEQYNGKYDADDYHAPGYRIDETIKSKHTPAKHGVLDAGAIWYAFQAMEEVMRPGEEFIWEHFSSSKRIAWKTGTSFGFRDGWAIGVTPQHVVAVWVGNADGEGRPGLTGVSTAAPIMFDIFRVLTTLSSFDAPAGKLQKIVVCHLSGHRAGEFCTEKDTLAVPAAGLRSAVCPYHQLIHLDVTGQYRVTADCESPQLMQHKPWFVLPPAMEHFYKSSHSYIPLPPYKPGCNMAEQGKSMELIYPRPQARIFVPVEIDGTLGQAIFKATHRNQSAHIFWHIDNEFVGTTSDFHQMQLRPKPGKHTLTLVDDEGEQIQQEFEILDKERKEIK, from the coding sequence ATGGGCGGCAGCGTACATCGCTGCCGCCTTTCTCTCATTACTATGTGGCAACGGATCAAACACTGGGCGGTTAAAAGAAAACTGAGGCTGAGCATCATCGCGGTGTTGTTGGTGTGGTATTATTTCCTTCTTCCTAAAAAACTCTTTACTGCACCTACTTCATTTGTGATCGAAGACAGTAAAGGAGAACTGATGAACGCCGCCATCGCTACAGATGGCCAGTGGCGTTTCCCCGCAGATAAACTGGTGCCGGATAAATTTGCAAAATGCATCGTGGCCTATGAGGATAAACGTTTCTATTATCACTGGGGCCTTGACCCTGTAGCCATGAGCCGCGCTATCAAACAGAACCTCACAGGTGGTAAAGTAGTGAGCGGTGCCAGTACTATCACCATGCAGGTGATCCGTTTGTCCCGCAACAAACCCCGCACTTTCTGGCAGAAATTAGTAGAAACCGTTCTCGCTACCCGTCTTGAATTTGCTTATTCTAAAAAAGAAATACTGGGCCTTTATGCAGGCAATGCCCCTTACGGCGGAAACGTGGTAGGACTGGAAGCAGCGTCCTGGCGTTATTTTGGCCGTAAGCCGGATCAGTTATCCTGGGGAGAAACCGCTACCCTGGCTGTTTTGCCGAACAGCCCTGCATTGATCCATCCCGGCCGCAACCGCCAGGTACTGATGGATAAACGTAACGCCTTGCTGGCAAAACTCTGGCGCAACGGCACGATCGATAGCGCCACCTGTGCATTGTCTTCCATGGAACCTTTACCGGATAAGCCACACACGCTGCCGCAACTAGCGCCGCATTTATTAGACCGCTTCAGATTGGATTACACACGGCAGCACCTAACTGGCACCACCCGTGTGAAAACTTCCCTGGATGGTGATCTGCAAAGGAATGTAAACGAGATCCTCTATCGTCATCATATACAGCTCAAAGCAAATGGCATCAACAATGCGGCCGCATTGGTGCTCGATGTGGAAACAGGCCATGCACTTTCATACGTGGGCAATGTATACAACCCTGATAATCCGGAACTGGAAAGTTATGTGGATATCATCCATGCGCCCCGGAGCCCCGGCAGTACACTGAAACCATTGCTCTATACAGGATTGTTAAGTGATGGATTGCTGTTGCCTAATACCTTATTGCCGGATGTGCCCACACAGATTGCGGGATACACCCCCATGAATTTTGATAGGGAATATGATGGTGCCGTTCCTGCTTCAAAAGCACTGGCACGTTCACTCAATATTCCTGCTGTACGCATGTTACAGCAATACCGTGCAGAACGTTTCCTGGTATTGTTGAAGAACCTGGGTATTTCCACCATGAACAAACCCGCGGGGCATTATGGTCTTTCTATGATCCTGGGTGGAGGTGAAACTACGCTCTGGGAACTGAGTGGCGTATATGCCAGCATGGCACGCACCCTGTTGCACATGGAGCAGTACAATGGAAAATATGATGCGGATGATTATCATGCACCCGGTTACCGTATAGATGAAACCATCAAATCAAAACATACACCTGCCAAACATGGTGTACTGGATGCCGGAGCTATCTGGTATGCATTCCAGGCAATGGAAGAAGTGATGCGTCCCGGGGAAGAATTTATCTGGGAACATTTTTCCTCCTCTAAAAGAATAGCCTGGAAGACCGGTACCAGCTTTGGTTTCAGAGATGGTTGGGCAATTGGTGTTACGCCGCAGCATGTAGTGGCAGTTTGGGTAGGTAATGCTGATGGAGAAGGAAGACCGGGATTAACAGGCGTATCTACAGCGGCACCTATCATGTTCGATATATTCCGTGTACTCACTACCCTGAGCTCCTTTGATGCACCCGCAGGTAAATTGCAAAAGATCGTTGTTTGCCACCTGAGTGGCCACAGGGCAGGAGAGTTCTGCACAGAGAAAGATACATTGGCTGTTCCGGCTGCAGGGCTTCGTTCTGCTGTTTGTCCTTATCATCAGCTGATACATCTTGATGTTACAGGGCAATACCGGGTAACGGCAGATTGTGAATCACCACAGTTGATGCAGCATAAGCCGTGGTTTGTATTACCGCCTGCCATGGAACATTTTTATAAAAGCAGTCATAGTTACATCCCGCTGCCTCCTTATAAACCCGGATGTAATATGGCAGAGCAGGGAAAGTCTATGGAGTTGATCTATCCCCGGCCACAGGCCAGGATCTTTGTTCCCGTAGAAATTGACGGAACATTGGGGCAGGCCATTTTTAAAGCTACGCATCGTAACCAGTCGGCACATATCTTCTGGCATATCGATAATGAGTTTGTAGGAACAACCAGTGATTTTCACCAGATGCAGCTGAGGCCAAAGCCGGGAAAACATACACTTACACTGGTAGATGATGAGGGAGAGCAGATCCAGCAGGAATTTGAGATCTTAGATAAGGAGCGGAAAGAAATAAAGTAA